In Rhodamnia argentea isolate NSW1041297 chromosome 4, ASM2092103v1, whole genome shotgun sequence, the following proteins share a genomic window:
- the LOC115743525 gene encoding cytochrome P450 72A397-like, whose translation MEVSTQSIALAAVLAVLATLAWRVVNWVWLRPKRLERLLWQQGLSGKPYSFLFGDIKENTQLLKEAKSKPIAISDDIKPRLFPFLHRSFQTHGKDSFIWMGPTPRVNIANPEQLKEIFSKIYEYTKPTPNPLMKLLFDGLVNHEGEKWARHRKIINPAFHMEKWKLMLPAFYSSCAEMVDRWERLVSEEKSCEVDAWVDLQTLTRDVISRTAFGSSFEEGKRIFELREEQILLTPKALRSVYIPYWRFVPTKMNRRMKSIDKEVQAPLTDIVRRREKAIRAGEAASNDLLGLLLESNMKENIGMSLYDVIEECKLFYFAGQETTSVLLVWTMVLLSLHPDWQARAREEVLQTFGRRKPDFDGLNHLKIVTMILNEVLRLYPPATILIRKVEKETKLGKPTIPPGVLLSMPTLFIHHDKELWGEDAEEFKPERFAEGVSKATKNLVSFFPFGWGPRICIGQNFAMIEAKVALSMILQQFTFELSPSYAHAPYTSITLQPQYGARFILHKVN comes from the exons atggaggTATCTACACAGTCAATTGCACTAGCGGCGGTTTTGGCCGTCCTGGCAACATTGGCGTGGAGGGTGGTGAATTGGGTGTGGCTGAGGCCGAAGAGGCTCGAGAGGCTCTTGTGGCAGCAAGGCCTCTCCGGCAAACCCTACTCCTTCCTGTTCGGAGACATCAAGGAGAACACGCAGCTGCTCAAGGAAGCCAAGTCTAAGCCTATCGCCATATCCGACGACATCAAGCCTCGCCTCTTTCCGTTCTTGCATCGATCCTTCCAAACCCATG GCAAAGACTCATTCATATGGATGGGCCCAACTCCGAGAGTGAACATAGCAAACCCCGAGCAGTTAAAGGAGATCTTCTCCAAGATATACGAATATACTAAGCCAACCCCCAATCCCCTAATGAAGCTGCTCTTTGATGGACTTGTGAACCACGAGGGCGAGAAATGGGCTCGGCACCGGAAGATTATCAATCCGGCATTCCACATGGAGAAGTGGAAG CTTATGTTGCCCGCTTTTTATTCAAGTTGTGCTGAAATGGTAGACAGATGGGAGAGATTGGTATCAGAGGAGAAATCGTGTGAGGTCGACGCGTGGGTCGACCTTCAAACTTTGACTCGTGATGTGATCTCTCGGACAGCATTTGGTAGTAGCTTTGAAGAAGGTAAAAGGATCTTTGAACTTCGGGAGGAACAAATCCTACTCACGCCTAAAGCCCTTCGATCAGTCTACATCCCCTACTGGAG GTTTGTGCCAACTAAGATGAACAGGAGGATGAAGAGCATAGATAAAGAAGTGCAGGCCCCGCTCACGGACATCGTCCGTAGAAGAGAGAAAGCAATAAGGGCGGGGGAAGCTGCTAGCAATGATCTGTTGGGCCTGTTGCTAGAGTCAAATATGAAGGAGAACATCGGGATGAGCCTTTATGATGTGATTGAGGAGTGCAAGCTTTTCTACTTCGCCGGACAAGAGACCACTTCGGTTTTGCTAGTATGGACCATGGTGTTGTTGAGTCTGCACCCGGATTGGCAAGCGCGAGCTAGGGAGGAGGTCCTCCAAACCTTTGGAAGAAGAAAACCTGATTTTGACGGGTTAAACCACCTCAAGATT GTCACAATGATCTTGAATGAGGTGCTGAGGCTATACCCACCAGCGACCATATTAATACGGAAGGTtgagaaggaaacaaaactagGGAAGCCGACCATACCACCAGGAGTCCTTCTCTCAATGCCGACTCTCTTCATACACCATGATAAAGAACTATGGGGCGAGGATGCCGAGGAGTTCAAGCCCGAGAGGTTCGCCGAGGGAGTGTCCAAGGCCACCAAGAACCTAgtctcctttttcccttttggatgGGGCCCTCGTATATGCATTGGCCAGAACTTCGCAATGATAGAGGCAAAGGTGGCACTCTCCATGATACTTCAACAATTCACATTTGAGCTCTCTCCATCTTATGCGCATGCCCCTTACACTTCCATCACCCTCCAACCACAGTATGGTGCTCGGTTCATCTTGCACAAGGTAAACTAG